From Leifsonia sp. fls2-241-R2A-40a, one genomic window encodes:
- a CDS encoding TetR/AcrR family transcriptional regulator C-terminal domain-containing protein, whose translation MSSPGRDAEARARGHEPQKRPRASHSLESVLSEAVAILDESGAQGLTIRALANRLGGGPASVYWYVSGRDELLDLAADSVLAGVLESVADVASGDPIADLRAIARTLFDAIVDRPWLGAYAMRDTGRQVHSLQLYERIGEEVMRLGLGARQSFYAASAVVGFVIGTAADMGQELPDAVLSGELDQKQYLAEATKQWRALDPVEYPFIHHIVDEFAVHDDRDQFRAGLDLLLAGLELQASAR comes from the coding sequence ATGAGCAGTCCAGGGCGAGACGCAGAGGCGCGGGCACGCGGCCACGAGCCGCAGAAGCGACCCCGGGCTTCGCACTCCCTGGAGTCCGTACTGTCCGAGGCAGTGGCGATTCTCGACGAGTCCGGCGCACAAGGGCTCACCATCCGCGCCCTCGCCAACCGGCTCGGCGGCGGCCCAGCGAGCGTGTACTGGTACGTGTCAGGACGCGACGAGCTCCTCGACCTCGCGGCCGACTCCGTGCTCGCCGGCGTGCTGGAGTCCGTCGCCGACGTGGCGTCCGGGGATCCGATCGCCGATCTGCGCGCGATCGCCCGCACACTCTTCGACGCCATCGTCGACCGCCCCTGGCTCGGCGCCTACGCCATGCGCGACACCGGACGGCAGGTCCACTCGCTCCAGCTGTACGAGCGGATCGGCGAGGAGGTGATGCGTCTCGGACTCGGGGCCCGCCAGTCCTTCTACGCCGCCTCGGCGGTGGTGGGCTTCGTCATCGGCACCGCGGCCGACATGGGCCAGGAGCTGCCGGATGCGGTCCTCTCGGGCGAGCTCGACCAGAAGCAGTATCTCGCGGAGGCCACCAAACAGTGGCGGGCGCTCGACCCTGTGGAGTACCCATTCATCCACCACATCGTCGACGAGTTCGCCGTGCACGATGACCGCGATCAGTTCCGCGCGGGACTCGATCTCCTGCTGGCTGGCCTCGAGCTGCAGGCCTCGGCCCGTTGA
- a CDS encoding dihydrofolate reductase family protein, which translates to MKLTISLQITLDGVAQANGGNNEEMDPGFTRGGWALPLNDDDAVQYILDTWRRPDAFLLGRKTYGLFETYWGARSEDGGFGEAISSKPKYVVSTSLADPTWEHTTVIGEDALTRIRELKAQPGGELLVVGSVALARWLLESELVDELNLIQFPVIVGEGQRVFPQRGLDFALRLTDSRVFGSGIVALTYDVDGRPEYA; encoded by the coding sequence ATGAAGCTCACGATCAGCCTGCAGATCACCCTGGACGGCGTCGCCCAGGCCAACGGCGGCAACAACGAGGAGATGGATCCCGGGTTCACGCGTGGCGGCTGGGCTCTCCCGCTGAACGATGATGACGCGGTTCAGTACATCCTCGACACCTGGAGACGCCCCGACGCGTTCCTTCTCGGACGAAAGACCTACGGGTTGTTCGAGACGTACTGGGGCGCACGAAGCGAAGACGGTGGATTCGGTGAGGCGATCTCGTCCAAGCCCAAGTACGTCGTCTCGACCAGCCTCGCCGATCCGACCTGGGAACACACCACGGTGATCGGCGAGGACGCTCTCACCCGCATCCGGGAACTCAAGGCGCAGCCGGGCGGCGAACTGCTCGTCGTCGGCAGCGTCGCACTCGCGCGGTGGCTGCTGGAGAGCGAACTGGTCGACGAGCTGAACCTGATCCAGTTCCCCGTCATCGTCGGCGAGGGCCAACGCGTGTTCCCCCAGCGCGGGCTCGACTTCGCCCTCCGGCTGACGGACTCTCGCGTGTTCGGGAGTGGGATCGTCGCTCTCACCTATGACGTGGACGGACGCCCCGAGTACGCCTGA
- a CDS encoding alternate-type signal peptide domain-containing protein — translation MNRFLKGAISGAAGVVLLLGGAGSFALWNGTASAAAGTVQSGTMTIAKTPGSAPAWTVTHGGVTTPISSIDAFRIVPGDTLTLTQKVDISASGDNLSAILSLDPSSIAIGGNAASSELASALARTATMTIPGTLPAGLSTGPAPYSYKVTGALGTKTVTIVLSAPFDATGTAAQGGTIDLTKLAFKLAQQ, via the coding sequence ATGAACAGGTTCCTGAAAGGCGCGATCTCCGGGGCTGCTGGGGTGGTCCTCCTTCTCGGGGGCGCCGGATCCTTCGCCCTGTGGAACGGCACCGCCAGCGCTGCGGCCGGTACCGTGCAGTCCGGGACGATGACGATCGCGAAGACCCCCGGTTCCGCGCCGGCATGGACGGTCACCCACGGCGGCGTGACGACCCCGATCTCGTCGATCGACGCCTTCCGGATCGTTCCGGGCGACACCCTGACCCTCACACAGAAGGTCGACATCTCGGCCTCCGGCGACAACCTCTCCGCGATCCTGAGCCTCGACCCGTCGTCGATCGCGATCGGCGGCAACGCTGCAAGCTCGGAACTCGCGAGCGCTCTGGCGCGGACCGCGACCATGACGATCCCCGGCACGCTGCCCGCCGGCCTCTCGACCGGCCCGGCGCCGTACTCGTACAAGGTCACGGGTGCCCTGGGCACGAAGACGGTCACCATCGTGCTGAGCGCGCCGTTCGACGCGACCGGCACGGCCGCGCAGGGCGGCACGATCGACCTGACGAAGCTCGCGTTCAAGCTGGCCCAGCAGTAG